Part of the Primulina huaijiensis isolate GDHJ02 chromosome 15, ASM1229523v2, whole genome shotgun sequence genome is shown below.
GAtcccttttcttttttcttaattttagtAAGAAAACCTGTGTACTCGTCTGGCCTGCCCGAGGGTGTGATTACaaagtgcaaaatattttatctaatgGTAATCGGTACAGTGTTCATTTAGGCAACTTGAGTTCTTGGGGGCTTACTGCTGATTGAAGCGTTGTTAGGATCTGGCTATAAGGACCCATGAAATTACTTTACAAGAAGTAGAAGATGCTAGTTTTAAGTAAATGTATATACTtaccattttcttttatttatatgatgTTGATTTGTATTGAGTTGACACAGTAGGGGTTTGAGTGTATAGTTTTATCTTATTATTAGTGGTTAATTATTGGTAGTGGTTATTTATAGGATGTTACCAATCCCATCTATTTTAGGGTCCCCATGTATTCCAACCTATTCCAGTGTAGGTAATTTGGATTTGTGAATGAAGATACCAAATCCGTTGTTTGTTTATAAAACTAGCAATGGGGAGGTGTACATTGCAACTGAAATTATTTGGGGAGTGACTCCAACATATTAGCTCTTCAGTAATCGGGTGATAATAATATGACTTATATGATGTAGATACTATGGAGTTTGGCTGCCTGCCTAATACAAAGTGATTAAATTGTCCATTAGCTTGATGGGTAAGTGGTGTTTCCGGTTCTTGGTATAAATACTACTTAGGCTATGAAGTGGAAAATGAAGAGACAAATGATCTTTTCGATGAATCTGACTGTGGAGTGTGGAATCATATATCTTTTGGATTTACCACGAAGTTGATTCTGTTTGAGCTACCCCGATATTTGGACAGGGCAAAACgttaatttcttttttcataAGAAAGCATGGTAATACACCtttatttgttataaaaaatatgATCTAAACAATGATTCTTCGTGTTAAACTACTATCATTCATGAAGATTTATTATAACATAAAAGTAttgtttcctataaaaaaaactatcatTCATGAAGATTCTTGTGctatgttttttgttttatttcttacCTTTGAATTTTGCTAAGACTCTTTCTCGTGAAGAAACCCATCAATTTTGATTGGCTTTTTCATACGTATGAGCTTTCATACATGGTTTGTGTTAGCATAATACCAACATCGTGcttattttttacaaaatcCACTTACCTTGCTCGCAAGATTGGAATTGATTCTTTCAAAAGTTTCATTGTTGCTTCTATACCCTCACTTATACAGCATGTTTGTTGGCTTCTTATTGCAGGATTATACCTTCACACCATAACAAATACAAAGCTAGTAGTAGACACGTCTAGAGGAGGAAAATTACATATTAATGTAAGATAACTGCGTAATGTGTACCATTGTAGAAACATAATCCTCAAAATTGAACTCTATTCTCGAGTTTGTTTCTATACTTGTAGcataattttatctatttaagTGCTTCGAGGTAGCCATTACCCTGTTACAGACCTACAAAACTTAAGTTATTTGTTCACTTTATACCACTCCTTCCCTTTATTTAAGCCATGGACATCAGCTTCATCCCTATCAATGCAATTTATTAATTTACCTCTTAATTTAACTGCAGTTTGATGTCACTTTTCCTGCCATTCCATGTACATTGCTGAGTGTTGATGCCATGGATATCAGTGGGGAGCGACATCTAGACATAGTATGTATGCGTATGGCTCTTTCCAGTTTGTTTTCAATGTCTGTGTATCTTGTTTATATTGTCAAGCTAACTTTCTTGGCTTTTATTTTAGTCTCAAACATTTCTGCTGACCTCCTGCCAGCTTCCCTTTATTTCTATATTGGTTGCATAATGTGCTTCACTGAACCTGCAgagacatgatattttcaagaaaaggattgattctCATGGCAATGTGGTAGGGACGAGACAAGATGGCATTGGTGCCCCACAGGTTGGTGAAAACATAGAAGGCATCCTTTATTAAGATTTTGTTTCTCTTTTGTGGCCCTTTATTCTTTGGTGTGCTCATAATTCCTCGGATTTATTTAGCCTTACATGGTTTTTGTGTCAGTTGATGAATTTGAGTCCTGTTCATGTCACTTACCATTTGAAGGAATTATGAATGTTATTTTTACTCATGCATAATTGGTATGTCCTGCACTGAATGTTGATCAGTAACATTTTCTCATCGGAGTTCCTTTTTAGGACTTTTTAGCCCTGTGGCTACATGCCAAATATCATCCTCAAGGGGGATTGAAGACAATTAATTTCTCATCCAGCTACTcagaaaataattttctttgcAAGTTTGTGTCAATTATCATTTCGGAGGAGCGtcagaaataaatattttctcatcCAGTGGAATGGAGAAGTATTTTATTGTACTACTTAGCTTTCTTTTGCCACTCTTTAAGAATTTATGTGAAAGCTTCGCCATAGCAATGCTGTTAGAACTTCAAATGATTTACAAAGGCGTCCGGTTTCTTGCATTTGTTCGGTTCACTTAGCCTGTGTGTGTTATTTAAAGCGTATATTAAGACTGAGAAGTCTTGGAACTTACAgtgctctctctctctctctctctctctctctcactaaatccatattttattatatctttTTAGATCGAGAAGCCTTTGCAGAGACATGGTGGCAGGCTTGAGCATAATGAGAAATATTGTGGATCATGTTTTGGCGCAGAATCGGTATTTCTATGTTATCCATTTATTTTATAGTTATGTTATTTACTTAGGTTGGGGACTGTATGTAGGATATTACACAATTGGGTGAAATTCTGGAGCTCTGTTGTTAGAAACGAAATTTAACCACTGGGTTGTCCATACATGTAACTTTTGGGTCCTCTTCGCACCAAAATTTTTTGTAATCATTTATCTTTAAATTCAACCAACGTTATGATATGGAaatgatttacatatttttatgcTTCAGCTTTTCTGGTAAATGAAGTGAGAAAGCAAACCAAAGAGCATAATGAAAATTTAGTAGTTATTATGTGCTCTCTGTTTTTGTTTTGATGAATGTCGAGACACGTACGGGATTCATATGTTTcggttttacttttttttaatgttcCAGGCAGTGTGAACATGGGTGCACGGAACTGTGCACATGTAAATctttattatcatcattttctttctttttttgcaGGCGGATGATGAATGTTGTAATTCGTGTGAAGAAGTTCGTGAAGCATATCAAAAGAAAGGCTGGGCAATAACAAATGCAGATTTGATTGATCAGGTTGGAGGAACACCAGATTTGATGTTGATTTTTTCTAATTGAGTCGTTGAcaatttttgtctttttaaaCAAGTAGGAAGCTGCaatattttttccaaataaatgCTGTAATGAAAAAGACGAACGTGGCGTATTATTGGAAGCTAATTCAGACAGGCTGCTAAATCAGTGTAATTGATATTAAATTTGCTGGAATACTCGCCATTAGATCTTCTCATTGGCTGGCCGAGAGAACTATTGTGTAGTTGTCGCGAACAAGTTACTTCACTTTTCAAATGCTTTGGCTCGAAGTTATATGTTGATCGTCTTTTTTCAGTGCCAGTCTTCATATCTGTCAAACAATGAAACACATTGACATATTGAATCGTTAATCACCAATATGGAAGTGCCTTATGCTGTTTGGATTTATTCTGAGGCTAAAACTAAAGATGGTCATATGTGGTTGAATTTGTGAAACCATCTTGAAAGCCCAACCATTCTTACACTCTTGTCGATTCCTCGTATATATTCTGATATGAGGTCATTTTCCTATgctatgatattattttaacgTATATAGTGCAAAAGAGAAGGCTTCGTTGATAAAGTAAAAGAGGAACAAGGTGAAGGATGCAATATTCACGGATCTCTGGAAGTTAATAAAGTGGCAGGGAATTTTCACTTTTCCCCTGGTAAAAGCTTTCACCAGTCGAACTTCCAGCTGCTAGATCTCCTCGCTTTTCAAACAGAAAATTATAATGTAAGGACCTGTctagtttttggtttttttctTCCTCTCCGATCTCCATGTCATAGACGTTGAATTACTCGCTTTagtttcttttcaaatttaaacATAATACAGATCAATTTGCTTTCATGGCATTCCATGCAGATAAGCCACAAGATCAACAAGTTAACTTTTGGAGATTCTATTCCTGGGATTGTAAATCCTCTAGATGGGTAATCGAACTTACATACAGGCCTTTTATCTAGAATATGTGATTTTCGACAATGCATCGACGTTTTGAATTGAGCTCAAGAGGGATTGATATTTGACCCGAATTTCACAGTTTTTTAGCCCCTCACTTTCACATAATTTATATGTGATGATTCATTTGTTTCACGTGTTTTCGAATCCTGCATGTCTTTTGGTGTGGTGTAGTGTCCTTTGATGTGAAGACTACTGAGACAATAACATTTTCCTCTCCTAGACACTTGACTAACACCGTGGAAACCTTTATAGATACAGATGGTTGTTAAGTTATTGTGCATTTGATTTCGTTTTTGTATCATTAATCATCTCTGTAAATATTCAGTGTGCAGTGGCTACAAGAAACTCCAGGTGGAGTGTATCAGTATTTTGTCAAGGTCAGTGCTTGAAGGGAACCTACCCTGACCCTGGCCTATTATATTTTGCTCTCGTCGAAGAGATCACACACTCTTACACGCCCTTGAAACATGTATAAACTTTTTGTTTGGATGTTTGTTATCGAGGTCAGTGCTCTAAGGGAACCTACCCTGACATTGACCTATTATATTTTACTCTCGCCAAAGTGGTTTTAATTGCTATCTTAGATTTCTGATGACCTTGATCCCTTCAACAAATCTGCTGACTATTTTGGTTAAGGGTTACCGAATCATGATTGCCTCATTGTAAACCTATCacaatcatgaaataaatttaacTGTACTCTAATTAATTGGATAATTTCAATCTGACATTTTCATAGTTCATGATCCCCCTTCTCTATTACACTCCTGAAGTAAGGCTTATTAGACCATTTTATGAAATCTTCTGCGGTAGGGATTGGTTGTGTATAAAACTTGCATCAAACCATTTTAGT
Proteins encoded:
- the LOC140960295 gene encoding uncharacterized protein, translating into MDKVYGKLRNLDAYPKINEDFFSRTLSGGVITLVSSIFIFVLFVSEFRLYLHTITNTKLVVDTSRGGKLHINFDVTFPAIPCTLLSVDAMDISGERHLDIRHDIFKKRIDSHGNVVGTRQDGIGAPQIEKPLQRHGGRLEHNEKYCGSCFGAESADDECCNSCEEVREAYQKKGWAITNADLIDQCKREGFVDKVKEEQGEGCNIHGSLEVNKVAGNFHFSPGKSFHQSNFQLLDLLAFQTENYNISHKINKLTFGDSIPGIVNPLDGVQWLQETPGGVYQYFVKVVPTIHTNIRGHTIQSNQFSVTEHFKNSGMELTRSVPGVFFFYDLSPIKVTFTEEHTSFLHFLTHICAIMGGVFTVAGIVDSFIYHGQKALRKKQELGKLR